One genomic window of Myxococcus virescens includes the following:
- a CDS encoding DUF6209 family protein — MKRLLSVLALPLLLLGTSAAAQTTPTLSFHGNWTLHQSEVLTEGGQVQVVYSTARLPQCRVNNPDGSPAWSITGHYRLNGSAPASFDVAGAPVTGNGPTLDLQAQGLLELWFLVSSPGCEHYDSNYGGNFQFNVLEASATPTATLVFQQGWVEHVVGTPRQGQPFVVDYDIARLPECRLLYNGAPTWDVGVRWRFNNGVMGEQSVTTTSGYTRTGTPVTLIPPVGATSVQLWFENWDRGTCRRWDSDYGANYTFTLQP; from the coding sequence GTGAAGCGACTTCTGTCCGTCCTCGCCCTGCCCCTGCTCCTGCTCGGAACCTCCGCGGCGGCGCAGACGACGCCCACCCTCTCCTTCCACGGCAACTGGACCCTCCACCAGTCGGAGGTGCTGACCGAGGGGGGCCAGGTGCAGGTCGTCTACAGCACCGCGCGCCTGCCGCAGTGCCGCGTCAACAACCCCGACGGCAGCCCCGCGTGGAGCATCACCGGCCACTACCGCCTCAACGGCTCCGCGCCGGCCAGCTTCGATGTGGCGGGCGCGCCCGTCACCGGCAATGGACCGACGCTGGACCTGCAGGCGCAGGGCCTGCTGGAGCTGTGGTTCCTCGTGTCCAGCCCGGGCTGCGAGCACTACGACTCCAACTACGGCGGCAACTTCCAGTTCAACGTCCTGGAGGCCAGCGCCACGCCCACGGCGACGCTCGTGTTCCAGCAGGGCTGGGTGGAGCACGTGGTGGGCACGCCCCGCCAGGGCCAGCCCTTCGTCGTGGACTACGACATCGCGCGCCTGCCCGAGTGCCGGCTGCTCTACAACGGCGCGCCCACGTGGGACGTGGGTGTGCGCTGGCGCTTCAACAACGGGGTGATGGGCGAGCAGAGCGTCACCACCACCAGCGGCTATACGCGCACGGGCACGCCCGTCACCCTCATCCCGCCCGTCGGGGCCACCTCCGTGCAGCTCTGGTTCGAGAACTGGGACCGTGGCACCTGCCGCCGCTGGGACTCCGACTACGGGGCGAACTACACGTTCACCCTGCAGCCGTAG